The sequence below is a genomic window from bacterium.
TCCGCAGCCTGGCGATGATCCTTGGGTATGCGGCTGCAAACGGGTGAAATGCCGGCCTTGCCGCACCAGTTGGTTTCATCAAACCACCACGAGCTCAACGTATAATAGAGATTTTTTTTCAGCACCAGCTTCATGAACTCGATCAACCAGGCGCCGGCAGGCCCCTGACAGGCCTGACGATTGCCCCAGGGGAAAAAGGGCCGCTGCGGATCAAGCCAGGAAAAAACCTTGTCCGGCTTGTCCAGTTCAATCAAATTGGGCAATGGATCCAGCCGCAGCGTGTTGTACCCCCGTTCCTTCGCCTCGTTCAATACCCGGTCGTAATCGGCGAACGACTCTCCAGGGATGTGGCGGACGAGAAAGGCCTGATCCCACATGATGACCGTCATCCGTCTGGGGTCCAGATACTCTCTGCCGTCAAACTGTGGACTGCACCTCAGCTCGGATGCAGCCGGTGGAGAAGAAACTTGAGATGGAAAGTCCATTTTAATCCTTTCACTTTTTTATGTGTCCGGCCGATTCATCCGGCCGTTCGCCGGGCCAACCGCCGAGCTGCTGCCCGCAGAGTTCGATCTCGTTCATCAACGCCTCATAGCCGGCCGGTTGTTGCGGAAAACCGTGCTCGTTAGCGTACCAGAGGTTCAGGCCTTTGTTGTAAAAGATGTTCTCCTCGTAGGGCTGGCCGTATACCACGGATCCGGCCACCAGGCGCCATCCCGGACTCGAGGCGGCAGTGATCACCTGTCCCCAGACCACGTTCTCTGCCACCACCGCTCCATCGACCTGATCGTCCAGATAGAGGGCAAACAGCCACTTTTGTCCGGGGATTTCGAGGGGGCTTCGTTTCATTGCATTTTTATAAAAAATATTGCCCAGGCCCGATGACCAGGCATACAGAGGGGCGCCGTCGCTCATTTTTTCCATGTACTCAAGGATGATGTTGTGATGCACTTTGTTGTTGGCGGTGTGCAGATAGCGCTTGAACGTCTCCCGGGTAAAGACGCTGTTGCGTCCTTGGGGAAAATCCTGCCAGCGCGTGGCGAATTGAGCGGCCGCACGGCCGTACGTATCCACGGCTCCTGGCTCCAGGTTGTCCAGAGAGGCGGCGAGTCCCTTCGGTCCATAGGCGTCCCAGTTGGCGCCGCAGATTTGCACGCCGGCATAGGGGATGTGCTCGATACGGTTATAGGAAATATCGTTGGAGCCGCTCTGATACAGCGTGATCGCCGCGGAATGAAGGTATCCGCTTTGACCGGTGTGATGAATGAAATTGCGCGACACCGTGTTGTTTCGGTTGACGTCTTTCAACCCAGGTCCGTAACCCTGCAACAGCACACCGCCGCAGCCCATGAAGCCCATCTCATTGCGCAGGATCGCAATATCCTGAGCACAGCCCTCCAGGTCCACGGCGTAGCTGCCGCTGTAGAGGAAACGGCAGTCCTGAATCAACAGATGCCGCGCGTCCCGCACATAGATCATGGCATCCGGCAACTCGGACTGCCGTTTGATCCACTCCTCCGGCCAGCGATCTTCAGCCATTCGATCGGTACAGGTAAACGTGATGCCCTGAATCTGCAGGTTCTGCACCAGGGCGTTCCCGGCTTCATCGCCGTGAATGTGCACCAGGCGGAACAGGACCGGCGCAAGGATCTCATCCTCCGGCCGCAGCACCCCGCTGGCCGGCCACAGGTAGACCTTGCCGGCTTTGCGGTCCACCGCCCATTCGCCGGGCTCGTCGATAAAGACGACCGAATTATACAGATTGTAATTTCCTTCTTGAAAACCATGACGGCTGAACGTGGCGGGATTCCTGCTGTGCCGCCAGGCGGTGGAATGGCGCGGGTCTATGTTCTTGAGAACCGATAAGGTGTTCCAGAAATTAACCGGAAACAGATTGATCTCGATCTGTCCGTCCATGCCCTGCAAGAACTGTAGGGCGCCCTTGGCGAACCGGAGCATCTGCCCCTGGGGACCTACAGCGCCCACCTCTTCGGGCTTGGGCCAATTGCGCCAGTTCTCACTGTTGTCCATCCGGGATAATGTTTGCGGTTGGCCATTGACAAAAAGTGAATGAAAGCCCCAGCCGGTATCGACGGCAGCGACGTAGAGGCACTTCTGGATGCGCGCCGGCAGACCAGGAACGGATTCGCTCAGGCGTCGCCAGTTTTCAATGCGTTTGGCTCCTGTCACCACCGGCGTTTCACCGGCACAGGCAGCATAGCGAATAGTCGCGTGATCTATCCCCGAGTCTTCAGCGCCCAATTCAAACACTTGATGCCGCCAATGGCGGCCGCCTCTGAGATAGACCGTCACCCCCTGCTCAGGCAGCCGACTGGCGCGTTTCAGCGCACGGATCTCATCGCGCGCCCGCTCCAACGTGCGAAAGGGCTCACGCTGCGTACCGGGATTGCGGTCCTCGCCGTTCGGTGAAACATACAAGGAATGAGCTTCATCGGCGGATATAGATGGAGTAAAAAACAGCAGTGCGATCAGGCCGCTGTACCAAAATCGAATGGACATCCTCCCTCCATATTTGTATCAAAGAGCGACAAGCAGCAAAGGAACATTCGCGAGAGTCCTGTCTCGCCGTGTCGGCGCCTAACCGCCGGCCTGGTTGGTGAAAGCAACGGCGCGGCCGGATTCGAGTTCTTGGCGGAGCACCGCCATACGAGTCCGGCTCAGAGGATAGAATAACAACAAAATGATGCCCAGAAGAAAGCCGACCGGCTGAGTGATCACCAGAGCGAGCATCCAATAGCGGATGGTCTCCGGCGTCTGGGTGGCCTGAGAGGCATTAAAGCCCGATGCGACAAGCAGAACGCCCTGAAACAGCAGCGAGATCGACAAAGCCATCTTCTCGATGCTGGTGTAGACCGCACCGTAAAAGCCCTCCCGTCGCGTTCCGGATGTGAGCTCATCGTAATCGCAGATGTCGGCGATCATTGCATTAGTGATCATCGGCATGGTGTTGGTAAACACGCCGATGAGCAGTGCGGTGATCAGGCTGGGCCATTGCAGGGACAAGGTCCACGAGGCGGCGCCGAAAGAAATCGTATGGTTGATGAACGATTTCTCGCTGCTGGTGAACGTGAACCACAGCGAAGCGTACGCCACGGCACTCATTCCCAACAGCACCAGCAGCGTCGGTTTTTTACCGATGCGGCCGGAAAGGGCGGCGATGGGCGACAAGGCGAGAAAATTGGCGATATTGATGCTGTTGAAAAAGACCGCCAGCAGGGCAACCCCTCGCAATTGTTCGCCGCGGCCGATGTGATAGACGAACACGTAATAAAAAAAGATGCCGGTGACCGCCATGCCAAAGCGCGCAATGAAATTGCAGGCAACCAAAAGCCAGAACGGCCGATTGCCCAGCGTTATGCGCACCGCCTGCTTGAAAGGCATGCGCTGCTTTTGCGGCGGTACGATGCGTTCCTTGCAGAGCAGCGACGGAAGGCCGGTGAGCAGAACGACCGCTGCCACCAGAAGGCTGACCGTCACCGCGCCCTGGGAGCCCTTGAGCAGGTTCGCCTGATCGCCCTCAAACCACATGGCCAGGGGCATCAGCCAGGGCGTGATAAATCCTGCAGCCGCAAAGGCGACGAACCGCCATTTGAACAGATGGGTCCGTTCATCATAATCCGTGGTCATCTCATAGCCCATGGCATAGTGCGGAATGGTGAACAGGGCATAGCCCACGGCGTTCATCAGCGTCATCATCAACGCCAGGTAGAGAAAAACCTGCCAATCCACGGTCACCGCTTTGGCCGCGGTACGCCACCACGACACTCCATCAGCCGTCGCTGCCTGGCCCGCCTCCACAGGCTGCACCTGACCCGCGGCCACGGTGAGGTCGGAACGATCCAGTGGAGGAAACCATAACAAGATGCCCAGCACAGCGGTGATCAGGAGCCCGGCCAGCAACCAGGGACGACGGCGCCCCCACCGTGAACGGGTTCGGTCGGAAAGGAAACCGATCAACGGATCGGTGAAGAAATCGAGAAATCGCG
It includes:
- a CDS encoding right-handed parallel beta-helix repeat-containing protein, which translates into the protein MSIRFWYSGLIALLFFTPSISADEAHSLYVSPNGEDRNPGTQREPFRTLERARDEIRALKRASRLPEQGVTVYLRGGRHWRHQVFELGAEDSGIDHATIRYAACAGETPVVTGAKRIENWRRLSESVPGLPARIQKCLYVAAVDTGWGFHSLFVNGQPQTLSRMDNSENWRNWPKPEEVGAVGPQGQMLRFAKGALQFLQGMDGQIEINLFPVNFWNTLSVLKNIDPRHSTAWRHSRNPATFSRHGFQEGNYNLYNSVVFIDEPGEWAVDRKAGKVYLWPASGVLRPEDEILAPVLFRLVHIHGDEAGNALVQNLQIQGITFTCTDRMAEDRWPEEWIKRQSELPDAMIYVRDARHLLIQDCRFLYSGSYAVDLEGCAQDIAILRNEMGFMGCGGVLLQGYGPGLKDVNRNNTVSRNFIHHTGQSGYLHSAAITLYQSGSNDISYNRIEHIPYAGVQICGANWDAYGPKGLAASLDNLEPGAVDTYGRAAAQFATRWQDFPQGRNSVFTRETFKRYLHTANNKVHHNIILEYMEKMSDGAPLYAWSSGLGNIFYKNAMKRSPLEIPGQKWLFALYLDDQVDGAVVAENVVWGQVITAASSPGWRLVAGSVVYGQPYEENIFYNKGLNLWYANEHGFPQQPAGYEALMNEIELCGQQLGGWPGERPDESAGHIKK
- a CDS encoding MFS transporter; this encodes MPLQPTRTSSQPKDQVPRRKRFLWGLGGFADATITYGLNGMVNVIYINALAVNAVLVSVACAIPRFLDFFTDPLIGFLSDRTRSRWGRRRPWLLAGLLITAVLGILLWFPPLDRSDLTVAAGQVQPVEAGQAATADGVSWWRTAAKAVTVDWQVFLYLALMMTLMNAVGYALFTIPHYAMGYEMTTDYDERTHLFKWRFVAFAAAGFITPWLMPLAMWFEGDQANLLKGSQGAVTVSLLVAAVVLLTGLPSLLCKERIVPPQKQRMPFKQAVRITLGNRPFWLLVACNFIARFGMAVTGIFFYYVFVYHIGRGEQLRGVALLAVFFNSINIANFLALSPIAALSGRIGKKPTLLVLLGMSAVAYASLWFTFTSSEKSFINHTISFGAASWTLSLQWPSLITALLIGVFTNTMPMITNAMIADICDYDELTSGTRREGFYGAVYTSIEKMALSISLLFQGVLLVASGFNASQATQTPETIRYWMLALVITQPVGFLLGIILLLFYPLSRTRMAVLRQELESGRAVAFTNQAGG